Proteins encoded together in one Tripterygium wilfordii isolate XIE 37 chromosome 14, ASM1340144v1, whole genome shotgun sequence window:
- the LOC120015556 gene encoding uncharacterized protein LOC120015556, giving the protein MPTFTAIALDRFLEPGASRSVDKSGPNSRPIPNLRSANNSKLERGNSTSVIERRPPRPQISPALYATPETTPLPDSPSSFPPSPYIINHKRRGPRLMKSASEVDVLSRTKTLDNDVVNGNSDVAETNTVDSTKNGILTSTIPGSKIPDNDQEERENGIHDSHIEEERHDGVIRGPVVVQHAVNGVHTGKIGSNHVELGSSNMHIDFDKGNGMVKPAVSSPERDLDSDDFFDPQDSMSVTSNTDEDISGAESSLKLATPIGEFYDAWEELSSESGLQTAVRNIEAELSEIRLSLLMEIEKRKQAEEALNDMRSQWEHIRQRLALVGVTLPQPIAVAEGEHTAAEPAEELCRQVNIARFVSHSIGRGIAKAEMEAEMEAQVEVKNFEIARLADRLQYYEAVNREMSQRNQDAIEMGRRNRQIMKLRQRWVWGSIATAITLGTAALAWSYLPSGDASVSSNGSQASESNDAAKQ; this is encoded by the exons ATGCCAACGTTCACAGCTATAGCTTTGGATAGGTTTTTAGAACCTGGGGCTTCCAGATCAGTTGACAAATCTGGTCCTAATTCACGGCCTATTCCAAATCTGAGATCTGCTAACAATTCCAAGCTGGAGAGGGGAAATAGTACGTCAGTAATTGAGAGGAGACCTCCACGCCCCCAGATATCACCAGCCCTCTATGCTACCCCTGAAACAACTCCTCTCCCAGATTCACCTTCTTCATTCCCTCCTTCTCCATACATCATCAATCACAAGCGTCGTGGGCCCCGGCTTATGAAGAGTGCTTCTGAGGTTGATGTCTTGTCTCGAACGAAAACACTTGATAATGATGTGGTCAACGGGAATTCAGATGTCGCAGAAACTAATACTGTGGATTCAACTAAAAATGGTATTCTTACTTCTACAATTCCTGGTTCTAAAATTCCTGATAATGATCAGGAGGAGCGTGAAAATGGAATTCACGATAGCCACATTGAAGAAGAGCGTCATGATGGTGTAATTCGTGGACCGGTTGTTGTTCAGCATGCTGTGAATGGTGTCCATACTGGAAAAATAGGAAGCAATCATGTGGAACTTGGGAGCAGTAACATGCATATTGACTTTGACAAGGGAAATGGCATGGTGAAGCCTGCTGTGTCAAGTCCTGAAAGAGATCTAGACTCCGATGATTTCTTTGATCCACAAGATTCAATGAGTGTCACAAGCAATACAGATGAGGACATTTCTGGGGCAGAAAGTTCGCTAAAGCTAGCTACGCCAATAGGAGAGTTTTATGATGCTTGGGAAG AACTGTCATCTGAGAGTGGGCTACAGACTGCTGTTCGCAATATTGAAGCTGAGCTAAGTGAAATAAGATTGAGTTTATTGATGGAGATAGAGAAGCGGAAGCAAGCAGAAGAAGCTCTGAATGACATGCGAAGCCAGTGGGAACATATCAGACAACGACTGGCCCTTGTGGGTGTGACGCTTCCTCAACCTATTGCTGTAGCAGAAGGGGAACATACAGCTGCTGAACCTGCAGAAGAGCTATGCCGGCAAGTTAATATTGCACGGTTTGTGTCACATTCTATTGGAAGGGGCATAGCAAAAGCTGAGATGGAGGCCGAGATGGAAGCACAGGTTGAGGTAAAGAACTTTGAGATTGCACGTCTGGCGGACCGACTTCAATATTACGAGGCTGTGAATCGGGAAATGTCTCAGAGAAATCAAGACGCTATAG AGATGGGGCGGCGTAATAGGCAGATAATGAAACTAAGGCAGCGTTGGGTCTGGGGCTCAATTGCTACTGCCATAACTCTTGGCACAGCGGCCTTAGCATGGTCTTACCTCCCCTCTGGAGATGCATCTGTTTCCAGCAATGGGTCTCAGGCTTCTGAAAGTAATGATGCAGCTAAACAATGA